From Ananas comosus cultivar F153 linkage group 2, ASM154086v1, whole genome shotgun sequence:
ACCGCCACCGCCGTGGGACCCGAGAGCCGAACTATCCCCACCGGCGCCGCACCGCCGCCCAAGGCAGTGACGATCGCCGCGATCGTTGCCGACTCCGGCGAGGCCTTATCCTCCTCCGATTTGGATGAGGCGCTTCTCTCATCTTCGGTGAGAACTAGGGTTTTATCTACAGAAACAAACGGATGAGAGAAAAAGATCAAAACTTTGAGGACGAGTACAGTGGAGAATCCAGGAGAGGAGGGTAAGGGACTGAAACCTGAGGGGGAGAGGCGAGAGATTAGGGTTCTGGATTGGCGTATCAGGGTATTGGgggaggagtaggaggaggggaggagaggggtTCTAGGGTTTAAGAAatgggagaggaggagaaggggattGGGAATTCGCCATGGGAGGAGGTGGCGGGGGAGAGTGAGAGCCATTGGTTTCGAGTTTGGCGTCTTTTTTGGACTTCTTCGCGGGGAggagataaaaattttaatgggCTTAACGGGCCCAGGATGTGCCTCGGCCTTGGACATAATCCTCGATTTTGGGCCTATTCTCGGCCCAATAAAGTAGGATCACCGGTTGGGTTCGGCTAATCGTTGACCCGATTAAAAAAGTCAACTCTCCCTATCTCCTCAAACAGAGctatttctcctctctctcgtcGCCTCTTCGTCTTCGTTCTCTCCCCTCTCCCTCGTTTCCATGGCCGATGCGGCGGAGGAGAAGAGATCGAGGTTCGATGACGTGCcaatggaggaggaggaagcaaAAGCTTCGTTGTTGAAGGAGATCGAGTCTCCCTCCGACGATTCCGATTCCAAATCCGTAAGAAATCGCACGCTTTTCCTTgttctagggtttgattttgTACGATGATTGAGACTATGGTGGTTATATTAATTTCATGCTCAACACGATTTCAAGTATAAGAAAGTTGTGATTTATGTGGTGTTATGCGTGCTTGATCCTTTCTTTCATGCCGCTGCTCGTTAATTTGGCATTAGATTCTAAGTTCATTATTTAGTTTATCATGTTGCTGAAAAATTGTGTGGAAGCTCCACATTGTGTGCATTTTTGTACGTCTTAATATGGTTAAATGCTCTTAGTATTTGTCAATAATATCAAATAAGCTCAGAATTATGTCTAGTTCAACTTGTATTGCAATAAAACATGTAGCTGTAAATTACTTGTAGCTCAATTACGCTGAGATTGTACATATTCCAAACTTGTACTTCCAATTCGTTTCCAAATGTTGCTTGCTTTGTATGTTTGAGCCATGCAAATGTTGAAGCCAGTAAAGCTTTTTCTTGATCAGTTTTTGGAGATTGCCTGCAAGAGCTCAGGTAAAGTTCGGCGCTTTGCTGCAGGAACAGAAGCAAGGTTTGCACTATATAGTATTAATCGCAAATTAACTGCCGGCACTCTTCCCGCCTTGTATATTGAGGCCGTCAAGGAGGGGGAGGAACCGGTGATTTTTGGTCCCAGGACAGTTTTGGTTAATTATGGCCGAGGTTGGAAGTTGCAGACAGTTACTGAAGAAGGTATTATAGGCTAGTCTTGATCTGTTGGAACTTGGAACTTCACTTACTTTTATCAACAAACTGGAACTTAACATGCTTGATTTTTTGTGAAGTCGGCGACGAAGATGCAAGAGGAATGCAGTCTACATCAGTCAGTAACAAGGTATGTTTTTTCATAGA
This genomic window contains:
- the LOC109705574 gene encoding uncharacterized protein LOC109705574 yields the protein MADAAEEKRSRFDDVPMEEEEAKASLLKEIESPSDDSDSKSFLEIACKSSGKVRRFAAGTEARFALYSINRKLTAGTLPALYIEAVKEGEEPVIFGPRTVLVNYGRGWKLQTVTEEVGDEDARGMQSTSVSNKKPPELQSMKKPSGRLTLLTYIGKILLTFAFMFLLGGVLTMFLETLPSLLLFATSL